A stretch of the Acidimicrobiales bacterium genome encodes the following:
- a CDS encoding SRPBCC domain-containing protein, whose protein sequence is MPRLAGVARTVEVAVDPLTAFEVFTAEIGDWYVGGPWSWNDPERAVGIRIEPGVGGRWVEVWDEATGDGFEIGRVLAWEPGRRLLVSYRSRWLPPEPPTEIEVRFTPVDAGTRVVLEHRGLDRLPPDVVARFVGPHAWAGLLGAYTRHVAARA, encoded by the coding sequence GTGCCCCGGCTGGCCGGCGTGGCCAGGACGGTCGAGGTGGCCGTCGACCCGCTGACCGCCTTCGAGGTGTTCACCGCCGAGATCGGCGACTGGTACGTGGGCGGGCCGTGGAGCTGGAACGACCCCGAGCGGGCCGTCGGCATCCGCATCGAGCCCGGGGTCGGCGGCCGCTGGGTGGAGGTGTGGGACGAGGCGACCGGCGACGGGTTCGAGATCGGCCGGGTGCTGGCCTGGGAGCCCGGCCGCCGCCTGCTCGTCTCCTACCGCAGCCGCTGGCTCCCGCCCGAGCCGCCCACCGAGATCGAGGTGCGCTTCACCCCGGTCGACGCCGGCACCAGGGTGGTGCTCGAGCACCGCGGCCTCGACCGGTTGCCGCCCGACGTCGTCGCCCGGTTCGTCGGCCCCCACGCCTGGGCCGGCCTCCTCGGCGCCTACACGCGGCACGTGGCGGCCCGGGCGTGA